Proteins from one Mercurialis annua linkage group LG7, ddMerAnnu1.2, whole genome shotgun sequence genomic window:
- the LOC126657811 gene encoding monooxygenase 2-like, protein MEIMEDVVIVGAGIAGVATAVALKKVGIRALVLEKSEGLRTTGTALSLFPNAWIALDALGVSHKLTSLYPALLRGCVTNVATGAVQDIKFGENSGPRAIHRKTLLNTLAEELPPHSIRFSTKITSIELQEHGRISIPVLHLEDGTTIKSKVLIGCDGVHSMVAKWLGLSETIHSGRYAVRGLSVYPEGHGFKQEVHQFVDVGKRAGFVPLNDKELYWFLLIPPQGNEMPRDPEIIQKEIIEKYAKNFPSLYLDVVRRADLSELTWAPLMLRNPLNVIFGNTCKGNVTVAGDAMHPMTPDIAQGGCSALEDAVVLGRHIGNSFIKNGVVVPEEMEGAIYGYVKERRWRVGGLITGSFLSGWVQQGGSNWLMKFLRDFIFYGFIFSKLSKVVVYDCGKLPTVSGDDGQMHSSNHKTD, encoded by the exons aTGGAAATTATGGAAGATGTGGTGATAGTTGGGGCCGGAATAGCCGGAGTGGCGACGGCTGTAGCGCTGaaaaaagttggtatcagagctttggtatTAGAAAAATCGGAGGGACTACGAACTACTGGTACTGCTTTATCACTCTTTCCTAATGCTTGGATCGCCCTTGATGCTCTTGGTGTTTCTCATAAGCTCACTTCCCTTTATCCTGCTCTTTTAAG GGGTTGTGTAACTAATGTTGCTACCGGAGCTGTTCAAGACATCAAATTTGGCGAAAATAGTGG ACCAAGAGCTATTCATCGCAAAACTTTACTGAATACTCTAGCAGAAGAATTGCCACCTCATTCGATCCGATTTTCTACCAAGATTACTTCTATTGAATTGCAAGAACATGGACGCATCTCAATTCCTGTGTTACATTTAGAAGATGGAACCACTATCAAATCAAAG GTTTTGATCGGGTGTGATGGAGTGCATTCGATGGTTGCGAAATGGCTCGGACTTTCAGAAACAATCCATTCAGGGAGATATGCTGTGCGAGGATTATCCGTGTACCCAGAAGGGCATGGATTTAAGCAAGAAGTTCATCAATTTGTCGACGTTGGCAAAAGGGCTGGTTTCGTACCTCTCAATGACAAAGAGCTTTATTGGTTCTTATTGATCCCTCCTCAAG gAAATGAAATGCCTAGAGACCCCGAAATAATACAAAAAGAAATCATCGAAAAGTATGCAAAAAACTTCCCCTCACTATACCTAGACGTGGTTCGACGAGCGGATCTTTCCGAGCTAACATGGGCGCCGTTGATGCTGAGGAATCCGTTAAACGTGATATTCGGAAATACATGCAAAGGAAATGTGACAGTAGCTGGTGATGCAATGCACCCAATGACGCCTGATATAGCCCAAGGCGGCTGCTCCGCCTTAGAAGACGCAGTTGTACTCGGCAGACACATCGGCAACTCCTTCATTAAAAATGGAGTTGTGGTTCCGGAGGAAATGGAGGGAGCCATTTATGGATACGTTAAAGAAAGAAGATGGCGAGTTGGTGGGTTGATTACTGGTTCGTTTCTGTCCGGTTGGGTTCAACAAGGCGGCTCTAATTGGCTCATGAAGTTTCTcagagattttattttttatggttttatatTTAGTAAGCTCAGTAAGGTTGTGGTTTATGATTGTGGGAAATTGCCTACTGTCTCTGGTGATGATGGTCAGATGCATTCCTCAAATCATAAAACAGATTAG